The following are encoded in a window of Mycobacterium vicinigordonae genomic DNA:
- a CDS encoding dihydrodipicolinate reductase, protein MTTAPTLRVIQWATGGVGKAAVECVLNHPQLELAGCWVHSADKSGRDVGEIAGVGSLGVTATNDIDEILALDADCVVYSPLVPNDDEVVAILRSGKNVVTPVGWVYPDLSHPRHRAVADAALEAGVTLHGSGIHPGGITERFPLMVSGLSSAVTHVRAEEFSDIRTYNAPDVVRHIMGFGGTPEEAVQGPMAALLEQGFKMSVRMIADHIGFRIDPDIRTIQEIAVATADIEYGPFAITAGTVAARRFRWQALVDGEPVITAAVNWLMGEHNLEPAWNFGGEGERFEVEITGDPTVNLTFKGLQPPTVAEGLVRNPGVVATANHCVNAIPDVCAAAPGIKTYLDLPLFAGRPACQLSGGAR, encoded by the coding sequence ATGACCACTGCGCCCACACTTCGAGTCATCCAGTGGGCGACCGGGGGGGTCGGAAAAGCCGCCGTCGAGTGCGTGCTGAATCATCCGCAGCTCGAACTGGCGGGGTGCTGGGTGCACTCCGCGGACAAGAGCGGCCGCGACGTCGGCGAGATCGCGGGTGTCGGTTCCCTCGGCGTCACCGCCACCAACGACATCGACGAGATCCTGGCGCTGGACGCCGATTGCGTCGTCTACAGCCCACTGGTGCCCAACGACGATGAAGTGGTGGCTATCCTGCGGTCTGGCAAGAACGTAGTCACTCCGGTCGGTTGGGTCTACCCGGACCTCAGCCACCCCCGCCACCGGGCCGTCGCCGACGCCGCACTCGAGGCTGGCGTCACGCTGCACGGGTCGGGAATCCACCCAGGCGGCATCACCGAACGCTTCCCGCTGATGGTGTCGGGACTGTCCTCGGCCGTCACCCACGTGCGCGCCGAAGAGTTCTCCGACATCCGTACCTACAACGCACCGGACGTGGTCCGTCACATCATGGGCTTCGGCGGTACACCCGAGGAGGCGGTGCAGGGGCCGATGGCCGCGCTGCTCGAACAGGGATTCAAGATGTCCGTGCGAATGATCGCCGATCACATAGGTTTTCGCATCGATCCCGATATCCGAACAATCCAGGAGATCGCGGTGGCAACCGCGGACATCGAATACGGGCCGTTCGCGATCACCGCGGGTACCGTGGCCGCACGCCGGTTCCGCTGGCAGGCGCTCGTCGACGGAGAACCCGTCATCACCGCAGCGGTCAACTGGCTGATGGGTGAGCACAACCTGGAGCCCGCATGGAACTTCGGCGGCGAAGGCGAACGATTCGAGGTCGAGATCACCGGCGACCCCACGGTGAACCTGACTTTCAAGGGACTGCAACCGCCGACCGTCGCCGAAGGGCTGGTCCGCAACCCCGGTGTGGTGGCCACGGCCAACCACTGCGTCAACGCCATCCCCGACGTATGCGCCGCCGCACCGGGCATCAAGACCTACCTGGATCTGCCGCTATTCGCCGGACGCCCGGCGTGCCAGCTTTCGGGCGGGGCCCGGTGA
- a CDS encoding cytochrome P450: protein MGSMPILPSQSTVQADPQALLLRLLDPANRPDPYPVCAELRDLGPVELPGSNFVIFSSYRDCDEVLRHPSSSSDHLNSTSAQQRDEADRSARAQTPPGFLFLDPPDHTRLRKLVSKAFVPKVVSALQPEIDALVDGLLDRIAEKGSFDVVADFAYPLPVAVICRLLGVPLEDEPKFSRASAVLAKSLDPFFTEGPPEEIDGALDAGASLREYLHGLIELRRRTPGEDLMSGLVAVNESGDQLSEEEIVSTCLLLLVAGHETTVNLIGNAILAMLRDRRQWTALSNDPSRAAAVVEETLRYDPPVQQLSRIALEDMRIGDTHVVKGDMMTLLVAAAHRDPAEFDRPDIFDPDRVTVRHLGFGRGAHYCLGAPLARLEASAALAAVTARFPDARLSGEPVYKPNLTLRGLSTLTVAV from the coding sequence ATGGGCTCCATGCCGATATTGCCGTCTCAGTCCACCGTGCAGGCCGACCCGCAGGCGCTGCTACTGCGGTTGCTGGACCCCGCGAATCGGCCGGACCCCTATCCAGTGTGTGCGGAGCTGCGTGATCTCGGCCCGGTCGAATTGCCCGGCAGCAACTTCGTCATCTTCTCGTCATACCGGGATTGCGACGAGGTGCTACGTCATCCATCCTCTAGCAGCGACCACCTCAATTCCACCTCCGCTCAGCAGCGGGATGAGGCCGATCGGTCGGCGCGTGCCCAAACACCGCCGGGATTTCTCTTCCTTGACCCACCCGACCACACCCGGCTACGCAAACTGGTCAGCAAGGCGTTCGTGCCGAAAGTGGTCAGCGCGCTACAGCCCGAGATTGATGCCCTGGTGGACGGGCTCCTGGACCGGATCGCCGAAAAGGGCAGCTTCGATGTCGTCGCGGATTTCGCCTATCCGCTGCCGGTGGCGGTGATCTGTCGGTTGCTCGGGGTGCCCTTGGAGGACGAGCCCAAGTTCAGCCGCGCGTCGGCGGTGCTCGCGAAGTCGTTAGACCCGTTTTTCACCGAAGGCCCACCAGAAGAGATCGACGGCGCACTCGACGCCGGTGCGAGCCTGCGCGAGTACCTGCACGGCCTGATCGAGCTGCGGCGCCGGACCCCGGGCGAGGATTTGATGTCGGGATTGGTGGCCGTGAATGAGTCCGGCGACCAGCTGAGCGAAGAGGAGATCGTCTCGACCTGTCTGCTCCTGCTTGTCGCTGGGCACGAGACCACGGTGAACCTGATTGGCAACGCCATCCTGGCGATGCTGCGCGATCGCCGGCAATGGACGGCGTTGAGCAACGATCCATCCCGAGCGGCAGCCGTGGTGGAGGAGACCCTGCGCTACGACCCGCCGGTGCAGCAGCTCAGCCGAATCGCACTCGAAGACATGAGAATTGGCGACACTCACGTGGTCAAGGGCGACATGATGACGCTGCTTGTGGCGGCCGCCCACCGGGATCCCGCCGAGTTTGACCGCCCCGACATCTTCGACCCGGACCGTGTTACGGTGCGACACCTGGGTTTTGGACGCGGCGCCCACTACTGCCTCGGTGCCCCGCTGGCCCGCCTCGAAGCTAGCGCGGCGCTAGCGGCCGTGACGGCGAGGTTCCCCGACGCGCGACTGTCCGGCGAACCGGTCTACAAGCCGAACCTCACTCTGCGAGGTCTGTCGACGCTGACGGTCGCCGTCTAA
- a CDS encoding NUDIX domain-containing protein, with translation MPKLSAGLLLYRTHLGEMEVLIVHPGGPFWARKDDGAWSIPKGEYAQGDDPWSAARREFAEEIGLPPPDGTRIELGEVKQPGGKLVTAFAVGGDLDITNACSNTFEMEWPRGSGKLREFPEVDRVEWVPMARAEIKLLKGQRVFLDRLRAHSGIAGL, from the coding sequence ATGCCCAAGCTCAGTGCGGGTTTGCTGTTGTACCGGACACACTTGGGCGAAATGGAGGTCCTGATCGTTCATCCCGGCGGTCCGTTCTGGGCGCGCAAGGACGACGGCGCCTGGTCGATCCCGAAAGGTGAGTACGCGCAGGGAGACGACCCATGGTCCGCCGCTCGACGCGAGTTCGCCGAAGAGATCGGGCTGCCGCCACCCGACGGGACCCGGATTGAACTCGGCGAGGTGAAGCAACCGGGTGGCAAGCTCGTCACCGCCTTTGCCGTCGGGGGCGACTTGGACATCACCAACGCGTGCAGCAACACCTTCGAGATGGAGTGGCCGCGTGGGTCGGGAAAACTGCGTGAATTCCCCGAAGTCGATCGCGTGGAGTGGGTTCCAATGGCGCGGGCCGAGATCAAGCTGCTGAAGGGCCAGCGGGTGTTCCTGGATCGCCTGAGGGCGCACTCCGGCATAGCGGGTTTGTGA
- a CDS encoding D-2-hydroxyacid dehydrogenase family protein — MDNRSARVAILDDYAGVALDLADWSQVARRCEVTVFDRHLSEDEAAEALLPFDVVCTMRERMAFGRGLIARLPNLKLITIVGRSLPNLDMAAATEYGVLVVHSNFTHPLFRAVRDATPELAWGLMIATVRNLAEEHRRMRDGGWQTTTGMTLSGKTLGLLGLGRVGKRMAEYAKAFGMPVLAWSQNLTEEAAAEVGARRVEKSALFEHSDVVSLHLVLSERTRGLVGRRELAAMKQTAFLINTSRGPLVDETALVEALSNGRIAGAGLDVFNTEPLPADHPLRKLSNVTLSPHLGYVTREMLGAFYSDTIEGVVAWLDGRPARIANPEALR, encoded by the coding sequence ATGGACAACCGCAGCGCACGGGTTGCGATACTGGACGACTACGCAGGCGTGGCACTCGATCTGGCCGACTGGTCGCAGGTGGCGCGGCGTTGTGAGGTGACTGTTTTCGATAGGCACCTATCCGAAGACGAGGCCGCCGAGGCGCTGCTGCCCTTCGATGTGGTGTGCACGATGCGCGAGCGAATGGCGTTTGGACGCGGCCTCATCGCCAGATTGCCGAACCTCAAGCTGATCACCATTGTCGGCCGCAGCTTGCCCAATCTGGACATGGCCGCCGCAACCGAGTACGGCGTACTGGTCGTCCACTCAAATTTCACCCACCCCCTCTTCCGCGCGGTCCGGGACGCCACGCCGGAACTGGCTTGGGGGTTGATGATTGCGACGGTGCGCAATCTGGCCGAAGAACACCGTCGGATGCGGGATGGAGGGTGGCAGACCACCACTGGTATGACGCTGTCCGGCAAGACCTTGGGACTGCTCGGTCTCGGCCGGGTCGGCAAACGGATGGCCGAATACGCGAAAGCATTCGGTATGCCAGTGCTCGCGTGGAGTCAGAACCTTACCGAGGAAGCCGCGGCTGAGGTGGGCGCGCGGCGGGTGGAGAAGTCGGCGCTGTTTGAGCACTCTGACGTGGTGTCCCTCCACCTGGTGCTCTCCGAGCGCACCAGAGGGCTCGTCGGCCGGCGTGAGCTGGCGGCGATGAAGCAAACTGCGTTCTTGATCAATACTTCTCGCGGTCCGCTCGTTGACGAGACGGCGCTCGTCGAAGCGTTGAGCAACGGGCGGATTGCCGGGGCGGGGCTGGACGTCTTCAACACCGAGCCGCTTCCAGCCGACCATCCGTTGCGAAAGCTGTCGAACGTGACGCTGTCGCCCCACCTGGGCTATGTCACCCGGGAAATGCTGGGCGCGTTCTATTCCGACACCATCGAAGGCGTGGTTGCATGGCTGGACGGCAGGCCCGCCCGGATCGCCAACCCCGAAGCGCTGCGATGA
- a CDS encoding SDR family NAD(P)-dependent oxidoreductase yields MSYSHPASLRERVAVVTGAAQGVGKEVSAALLERGASVLLVDIQQDKLGATTAELQTEFEAGQRVSSLTADLRRPDSAQRIVAAAVEAFGTVHGLVNNAIATNEPKAFVDITVEDLALGYDVGPRATFLLMQAVHPLMVAAGGGSIVNLGSGTGTGGEPKWGGYAAAKEGIRGLSKVAALEWGRDNIRVNVICPFAESDGVRLWKQFAPNDYAKAVRRVPMKRIGDGRTDVGALVAFLLGSDATFITGQTIHVDGGIGSFR; encoded by the coding sequence GTGAGTTATTCACACCCCGCATCGCTGCGGGAGCGCGTCGCCGTCGTCACCGGCGCCGCACAGGGCGTCGGCAAGGAGGTAAGCGCCGCGCTGCTGGAGCGCGGAGCCTCGGTGCTGTTGGTCGACATCCAGCAGGACAAGCTCGGCGCAACCACCGCTGAGCTTCAGACGGAATTCGAAGCGGGACAGCGCGTCTCGTCGCTGACGGCTGACTTGCGTCGCCCAGACAGCGCGCAGCGGATCGTGGCCGCGGCGGTGGAGGCGTTCGGCACGGTCCACGGCCTGGTCAACAACGCGATCGCCACCAACGAGCCCAAGGCGTTCGTCGACATCACCGTCGAGGACCTCGCGCTCGGCTACGACGTCGGTCCGCGAGCGACGTTTCTGCTCATGCAAGCCGTGCACCCGTTGATGGTCGCCGCCGGCGGCGGCTCGATCGTCAACCTGGGCTCCGGGACGGGTACCGGCGGCGAGCCCAAGTGGGGTGGCTACGCGGCGGCCAAGGAAGGCATCCGCGGCCTGTCCAAGGTCGCCGCACTCGAATGGGGCCGCGACAACATTCGCGTCAACGTGATCTGCCCGTTCGCCGAATCGGACGGCGTCAGACTCTGGAAACAGTTCGCCCCCAACGACTATGCGAAAGCGGTGCGGCGCGTTCCGATGAAGCGGATCGGCGACGGGCGCACCGACGTCGGGGCGCTGGTCGCGTTCCTGCTGGGCTCAGACGCAACCTTTATCACCGGCCAGACCATTCACGTCGACGGCGGGATCGGCAGTTTCCGGTGA
- a CDS encoding DUF1772 domain-containing protein, with product MPKRVSPVSVLTIVAALGNAAVGGLFFAFSTFVMRGLNRINPVDAVVAMRAINAEAQANPPFLILFFGAAVAALAVGIVAVTQLQRRGSGYLLAGAVLAVVALVITAACNVPLNEQLDRVRLATDAGLAWQAYSGPWTAWNHVRTICPLLGAALLGVGLLRR from the coding sequence ATGCCCAAGCGTGTCAGCCCCGTCAGTGTTCTGACCATCGTCGCCGCTCTCGGCAACGCGGCCGTCGGCGGCCTGTTCTTCGCTTTCTCCACCTTCGTGATGCGCGGACTTAACCGCATCAACCCGGTTGACGCGGTTGTTGCGATGCGCGCCATAAATGCTGAGGCACAGGCCAATCCCCCGTTCTTGATCTTGTTCTTCGGGGCGGCGGTCGCGGCATTGGCGGTCGGCATCGTCGCGGTGACACAGTTGCAGCGGCGCGGCAGCGGATACCTACTGGCCGGTGCGGTGCTCGCGGTCGTCGCGCTCGTCATCACCGCCGCATGCAATGTGCCGCTCAACGAACAACTGGACCGAGTCCGCCTCGCGACGGATGCAGGTCTGGCCTGGCAGGCCTACTCCGGGCCCTGGACGGCGTGGAACCACGTACGCACCATCTGCCCCCTGCTCGGTGCGGCACTGCTCGGCGTTGGCTTGCTACGCCGCTGA
- the ligD gene encoding non-homologous end-joining DNA ligase has product MAAKAEELDVDGIAVRVTNRDKVYFPALAAAGTKGHLIDYYAAVAAGPMLTALRNRPTHLQRFPDGIDGEEIYQKRVPQHHPDYLQTCRITFPSGRTADALKVTHPAAIVWAAQLGTVTLHPWQVRCPDADHPDELRIDLDPQPGTGFIEARTVAVEVLRPLLDELGLVGYPKTSGGRGVHVYLRIATDWDFIAVRRAGIALAREVARRAPEAVTTSWWKEERGERIFIDFNQNARDRTMASPYSVRRTPIATVSMPLTWEELAGADPDDYTMATVPELVSARDDPWASMDDHAQSLAPLLAMVEADQERGLGDMPYPPNYPKMPGEPKRVQPSRDTDRKPHSG; this is encoded by the coding sequence ATGGCCGCCAAAGCAGAAGAACTCGACGTCGACGGCATCGCGGTGCGGGTGACGAACCGGGACAAGGTGTACTTCCCCGCCTTGGCTGCCGCCGGCACCAAAGGCCATTTGATCGACTACTACGCGGCGGTGGCCGCCGGCCCGATGCTGACGGCGCTGCGCAACCGGCCCACCCATCTGCAGCGGTTCCCCGACGGCATCGACGGCGAGGAGATCTACCAGAAGCGGGTCCCGCAGCATCACCCCGACTACCTGCAGACGTGCCGGATCACGTTTCCATCTGGGCGCACCGCCGACGCGCTTAAGGTGACGCATCCGGCCGCGATCGTGTGGGCGGCCCAGCTGGGGACCGTCACGCTGCACCCGTGGCAGGTCCGCTGCCCGGACGCCGATCACCCCGACGAGCTGCGCATCGACCTGGATCCGCAACCCGGCACCGGGTTCATCGAGGCGCGCACGGTGGCTGTCGAGGTGCTGCGGCCGCTGCTCGACGAGCTTGGTTTGGTCGGTTACCCGAAGACTTCGGGTGGTCGCGGCGTGCACGTCTACCTGCGGATCGCCACCGATTGGGACTTCATCGCGGTGCGTCGGGCGGGGATCGCGCTGGCCCGCGAGGTCGCGCGCCGTGCACCCGAGGCGGTGACCACGTCGTGGTGGAAGGAAGAGCGGGGTGAGCGCATCTTCATCGACTTCAACCAGAATGCCCGCGACCGCACCATGGCGTCGCCGTACTCGGTGCGGCGCACCCCGATCGCGACGGTCTCGATGCCCCTGACGTGGGAAGAACTTGCCGGTGCCGATCCGGACGACTACACCATGGCCACCGTGCCGGAGCTTGTCTCAGCCCGCGACGACCCGTGGGCGAGCATGGACGATCACGCGCAGTCACTGGCGCCGTTACTGGCGATGGTGGAGGCCGACCAGGAACGCGGGCTGGGGGACATGCCGTATCCCCCGAACTACCCGAAAATGCCGGGGGAGCCGAAGAGGGTGCAGCCGAGCCGGGACACGGACCGCAAGCCGCATTCTGGCTAG
- a CDS encoding TetR-like C-terminal domain-containing protein, giving the protein MQPSHNPPKPDALRSSVPADIRDLVMPAVLDELAHWGVERFSIEALAERHRLDAGAIYHYWGTRQRLIVDAALGDIDVLRSITDTGSLRGDLIALARSVAAQINTSVGRTFLRALVMDSRGHHDNETRMLYWRGRFGVVRSVVDRARERGEIRDGVNTLAAVQIVLAPLNVRALYSEDLIDDDYCVAIADLAWHAMASK; this is encoded by the coding sequence ATGCAGCCGTCGCACAACCCACCTAAACCAGATGCGCTACGCAGTTCCGTACCTGCCGATATCCGGGACCTGGTCATGCCGGCCGTGCTCGATGAGCTGGCCCACTGGGGAGTAGAGCGGTTCAGCATCGAGGCGCTCGCCGAGCGCCACAGACTGGACGCGGGCGCGATCTACCACTATTGGGGCACGCGGCAGCGGCTGATCGTCGATGCCGCTCTCGGAGATATTGACGTATTGCGGTCGATCACAGATACCGGCTCGCTACGAGGAGACCTGATCGCGCTGGCCCGCAGCGTCGCCGCGCAAATCAACACGTCAGTGGGTCGCACCTTCCTGCGCGCGCTGGTTATGGACAGTCGAGGCCATCACGATAACGAAACCCGAATGCTTTACTGGCGGGGACGCTTCGGCGTCGTCCGCTCGGTAGTGGATCGCGCCCGAGAACGCGGCGAGATCCGCGATGGAGTCAACACCCTTGCCGCGGTTCAGATTGTGCTGGCGCCGCTCAATGTCCGCGCGCTGTATTCAGAGGACCTCATCGACGACGACTACTGCGTCGCCATCGCGGACCTGGCCTGGCACGCGATGGCTAGCAAATGA
- a CDS encoding TetR/AcrR family transcriptional regulator, with protein sequence MTGESLRDRQRAQIRADIQRAAFRLFARRGYNTVTTDEIAAAAGVSPRTLFRHVTTKEELLLAPARHGGAEVISLLEERPVGESPDVALANAIIARTRSFGKTDTEEWRAALVVAPQLLERLKFHTAADRERATGVTAARMGVDPNLDIRPGLLVHLSFAAADFGFQRWVRQDSTRPSLDRCVAEALDAVRSPRWSSKSG encoded by the coding sequence GTGACCGGGGAGTCGCTGCGCGACCGTCAGCGCGCCCAGATCCGTGCTGACATCCAGCGAGCGGCCTTCCGGCTGTTCGCCAGGCGTGGCTACAACACGGTCACCACAGACGAAATCGCGGCTGCCGCAGGCGTTTCTCCACGCACATTGTTTCGGCATGTCACCACCAAGGAAGAGTTGCTGCTGGCGCCCGCCCGTCACGGCGGCGCCGAAGTGATCAGCCTGCTCGAAGAACGCCCGGTCGGCGAATCACCGGACGTCGCGCTGGCCAACGCGATCATCGCCCGCACCCGATCCTTCGGCAAGACCGACACCGAAGAGTGGCGCGCGGCGTTAGTGGTGGCACCACAGCTGTTGGAGCGGCTGAAATTTCACACTGCCGCGGACCGGGAGCGGGCGACCGGGGTCACCGCAGCAAGGATGGGCGTGGATCCCAATCTCGACATTCGTCCAGGATTGTTGGTGCACTTGAGTTTTGCCGCAGCCGATTTCGGCTTCCAGCGCTGGGTCAGGCAGGATTCGACGCGGCCGTCGTTGGATCGCTGCGTGGCCGAAGCCCTGGACGCGGTGCGGAGCCCACGCTGGAGCTCCAAAAGCGGATGA
- a CDS encoding ATP-dependent DNA ligase — MDLPVMPPVSPMLAKSVKTIPKDASYEPKWDGFRSICFRDGDEVELGSRNERPMTRYFPELVAAVKSELPARCVIDGEIVIAAAHGLDFEALQQRIHPADSRVRMLAEHTPASFIAFDLLALDDEDYTARPFNERRAALVEALADSGPSFHVTPATTDPEVAQRWFDEFEGAGLDGVVAKPLSVTYQPDKRVMFKIKHERTADCVVAGYRVHKSGADAIGSLLLGLYQEDGQLASVGVIGAFPMAERRRLFAELQPLVTDFASHPWNWAAHEAGERTPRKNEGSRWNAGKDLSFVPLRPERVVEVRYDHMEGARFRHTAQFSRWRPDRDPRSCTYVQLEEPLSFRLGDIVPGLLREDTH, encoded by the coding sequence ATGGATTTGCCTGTCATGCCGCCCGTGTCGCCGATGCTGGCCAAGTCGGTGAAGACAATCCCGAAGGATGCCTCCTACGAACCCAAGTGGGATGGTTTCCGGTCCATCTGCTTTCGCGACGGCGACGAGGTCGAACTGGGCAGTCGCAACGAACGGCCGATGACGCGATATTTTCCCGAACTGGTCGCCGCGGTCAAAAGCGAACTCCCAGCACGGTGCGTGATCGACGGCGAAATTGTAATCGCCGCTGCGCACGGCCTGGATTTCGAAGCGCTGCAACAACGCATCCACCCGGCCGATTCCCGGGTGCGGATGCTGGCCGAACATACCCCGGCGTCGTTCATCGCTTTCGACCTCCTCGCGCTGGATGACGAGGACTACACCGCGCGCCCGTTCAACGAGCGGCGCGCGGCACTGGTTGAGGCGCTCGCGGACTCGGGCCCGTCGTTTCACGTCACGCCGGCCACGACCGATCCCGAAGTGGCCCAGCGGTGGTTCGATGAGTTCGAGGGAGCCGGTTTGGACGGGGTGGTCGCCAAACCGCTGAGCGTCACCTATCAGCCGGACAAACGGGTGATGTTCAAGATCAAGCACGAACGCACCGCCGACTGTGTGGTCGCCGGGTACCGCGTGCACAAATCCGGCGCAGACGCGATCGGGTCGCTACTGCTCGGGCTGTACCAGGAGGACGGGCAACTCGCCTCGGTCGGTGTGATCGGCGCCTTCCCGATGGCCGAACGCAGGCGCCTGTTCGCCGAATTGCAGCCGCTGGTCACCGACTTCGCCAGTCACCCATGGAACTGGGCCGCACACGAGGCCGGCGAACGCACGCCACGCAAGAACGAGGGTTCGCGATGGAATGCGGGTAAGGATCTGTCGTTCGTGCCGCTGCGTCCCGAGCGGGTGGTGGAGGTCCGCTACGACCACATGGAGGGTGCGCGGTTTCGGCACACCGCCCAGTTCAGCCGCTGGCGACCGGACCGCGATCCACGCTCGTGCACCTACGTACAGCTAGAAGAACCACTCAGTTTCAGATTGGGTGACATCGTGCCTGGTCTTCTGAGGGAAGATACCCACTAG
- a CDS encoding VC0807 family protein, translated as MSEPNPDTVPASANAGFDAPKSLREYALTTVINTVPPVLTYYGLRLFGVTPYLALVGAIVVATLQGLYTVVRKRKIEFVNVAVLVCAAVSLAVAFTTKNPRIVQVTELIPATFLVWSVVASGVVRKPTSKMIAGAIAPSLADAALPQRGWTDQDIRDWHSLHTRLCVRLGLICGMFPVAAVACIFTLSVDISQILIVTVGPTLLVVCIASATTLLRRFIRRTDQAAAHRAASVSRPA; from the coding sequence GTGTCCGAGCCGAACCCCGATACCGTGCCCGCGTCCGCGAACGCCGGGTTCGACGCACCGAAGAGCCTTCGCGAATACGCCCTGACCACCGTGATCAACACCGTGCCGCCGGTTTTGACGTATTACGGCCTGCGTTTGTTCGGCGTCACGCCCTACCTGGCCCTGGTGGGCGCGATCGTCGTCGCGACCCTGCAAGGCCTCTACACCGTGGTGCGCAAACGCAAGATCGAATTCGTCAACGTGGCGGTGCTGGTCTGCGCCGCGGTCTCGCTGGCCGTCGCATTCACGACGAAAAATCCGCGCATTGTGCAGGTCACCGAACTCATTCCGGCGACGTTCTTGGTCTGGTCGGTGGTGGCCAGCGGCGTGGTGCGCAAGCCCACCTCCAAGATGATCGCCGGTGCGATCGCGCCCAGCCTCGCCGACGCGGCGCTCCCGCAGCGGGGCTGGACCGATCAGGACATCCGCGATTGGCACAGCCTGCATACCCGCCTCTGTGTGCGCCTCGGGCTGATTTGCGGCATGTTCCCGGTCGCCGCGGTCGCGTGCATCTTCACGCTGTCGGTCGACATCTCGCAGATCCTGATCGTCACGGTCGGTCCGACGCTGCTGGTGGTCTGCATCGCGAGTGCCACGACCCTGTTGCGCCGATTCATCCGTCGCACCGACCAGGCGGCCGCCCATCGCGCCGCTTCCGTCAGCCGACCGGCGTAA
- a CDS encoding WS/DGAT/MGAT family O-acyltransferase has product MELMVPTDSMFLLNESREHPLHVGGLSLFEPPEGAGSEFVREFYEALIANDEFQPTFRKHPAKIAGGIATLAWAYDDEVDVDYHVRRSALPSPGRVRDLLELTSRVHTALLDRHRPLWELYVIEGLKDGRFAMYTKMHHALIDGVSAVKLMQRTLSTDPDDTHVKAMWSLPRLPSAKPPSGGSSPLRSLAGLAGSLKAVAGVAPSTLRLARAALLEQQLTLPFAAPHTMLNVKVGGARRCAAQSWPLERVKRVKAAAGVTVNDAVLAMCAGALRYYLLERDALPDTPLVAMVPVSLRSEADADSGGNKVGSILCNLATTVEDPAKRIEIIAESMRRNKKVLADLPSYEVLALSALNMVPLLLAGVPGFLSAVPPPFNIVISNVPGSGEPLYYGGARLDGSYPLSNIPDGQALNITLVNNAGNLDFGLVGCRRSVPHLQRLLAHLESSLTDLEQAVGA; this is encoded by the coding sequence ATGGAACTCATGGTGCCCACCGACTCGATGTTTCTGCTCAACGAATCTAGGGAGCATCCTTTGCACGTCGGCGGCTTGTCGCTGTTCGAGCCCCCGGAAGGGGCCGGCTCCGAGTTCGTCCGGGAGTTCTACGAAGCCCTGATCGCCAACGACGAATTCCAGCCCACCTTCCGTAAGCATCCGGCAAAGATCGCGGGTGGAATAGCCACTCTCGCTTGGGCTTACGACGACGAAGTCGACGTCGACTACCACGTGCGACGCTCGGCGCTGCCGTCGCCGGGGCGGGTGCGCGACCTGCTCGAGCTGACGTCGCGGGTGCACACCGCCCTGCTCGACCGGCACCGCCCGCTGTGGGAGCTATACGTGATCGAGGGCCTCAAGGACGGCCGGTTCGCGATGTACACCAAGATGCACCACGCACTGATCGACGGCGTCTCAGCGGTCAAGCTGATGCAGCGCACCTTGTCCACCGACCCCGACGACACGCACGTCAAGGCGATGTGGAGCTTGCCGCGGCTACCCTCAGCGAAGCCACCGAGCGGCGGTAGCAGTCCGCTACGATCCCTCGCCGGATTGGCGGGTTCGCTCAAAGCTGTTGCGGGAGTTGCCCCGTCGACTTTAAGGCTGGCCCGCGCCGCGCTGCTGGAGCAGCAGCTGACGCTGCCGTTCGCCGCGCCGCACACCATGCTCAACGTCAAGGTCGGGGGAGCGCGGCGCTGCGCGGCACAATCCTGGCCGCTGGAGCGAGTCAAGAGGGTCAAGGCGGCCGCCGGTGTCACGGTCAACGACGCCGTGCTGGCGATGTGCGCCGGCGCATTGCGTTACTACCTGCTCGAGCGGGATGCGCTCCCCGACACCCCGCTGGTGGCGATGGTCCCGGTGAGCCTGCGTTCGGAGGCCGACGCCGACAGTGGCGGCAACAAGGTGGGCAGCATCCTGTGCAATCTGGCCACCACTGTCGAAGACCCGGCGAAGCGGATCGAGATCATCGCGGAGTCGATGCGTCGCAACAAGAAGGTGCTGGCCGACCTGCCGTCCTATGAGGTGCTGGCGTTGTCGGCGCTGAACATGGTGCCGCTGCTGCTGGCCGGTGTCCCAGGCTTTCTCTCGGCGGTGCCGCCGCCGTTCAACATCGTCATCTCCAACGTGCCTGGGTCGGGGGAGCCGTTGTACTACGGCGGCGCACGACTCGACGGCAGCTATCCGCTGTCCAACATCCCGGACGGCCAAGCGCTGAACATCACGCTGGTCAACAACGCTGGCAACCTGGACTTCGGTTTGGTCGGCTGCCGTCGCAGCGTGCCCCATCTGCAGCGCCTACTCGCGCATTTGGAGTCGTCGCTGACAGACCTGGAGCAGGCCGTGGGAGCCTGA